From Cucumis melo cultivar AY chromosome 1, USDA_Cmelo_AY_1.0, whole genome shotgun sequence, a single genomic window includes:
- the LOC127148451 gene encoding uncharacterized protein LOC127148451, producing the protein MNTDSSSVNRHCSNDVLTQALGTKEHNGRVRGVGGYVTPTTYFHSVKKTSKDEANILVENEELRRRVSELEAQIRSNLSTLLSAHGSCSRPIVLEGIEEKGKRIEVESLDKPKHKEKKGKEVMKMNEPELDVLKERDLIKMPTEVVCESTSTFPLALKSILRYAEKVMEKDSSITFSLPADLFGLSRKTSVLREDIVDLCNMNEVKTFTLVAYMM; encoded by the exons atgaatacagattcatcaTCTGTGAATAGACACTGTTCGAATGATGTATTAACACAAGCATTGGGTACGAAAGAGCACAATGGTCGTGTGCGTGGGGTTGGTGGATACGTTACTCCAACAACGTACTTTCATTCagttaagaaaacatcaaaagatgagGCGAACATTCTAGTTGAGAATGAAGAGCTCCGTAGGCGAGTTAGTGAATTAGAGGCACAAATTCGCTCAAACTTATCTACACTGTTGTCTGCACACGGGAGTTGTTCAAGGCCAATAGTGTTAGAGGGGATTGAAGAGAAGGGTAAGAGAATAGAAGTGGAATCGTTGGACAAACCAAAACAtaaggaaaagaaagggaaggaggtgatgaagatgaatgaaccagagttggacgtcttgaag GAGAGGGACTTAATAAAAATGCCTACAGAAGTTGTATGTGAATCGACATCAACTTTTCCATTAGCGTTGAAGTCGATTCTCAGATATGCTGAGAAGGTAATGGAGAAAGATTCCAGCATCACTTTTTCACTACCTGCTGACCTTTTTGGCCTTAGTCGAAAGACTTCTGTGCTTCGAGAGGATATCGTTGATCTTTGTAACATGAACGAAGTGAAAACATTTACATTGGTGGcctatatgatgtaa
- the LOC127151053 gene encoding uncharacterized protein LOC127151053: protein MQYVFVDPSLISSGNTQESRIRNLCSRLMVSKPDQVVLAPFNPGGHWALLAINAYEDTVFYLDSLRTTSKATTRYVTDTAIAIFHSQKNINKSRKQTLWRTVKCPLQVGSTTCGYYVMKYMREIVNRGSIVISDSIDTRKSYLQAELDEVRVELVEFLGSYM from the exons ATGCAGTATGTCTTTGTAGATCCGTCCCTAATCTCTTCTGGAAACACACAAGAATCTCGAATTCGAAACTTGTGTAGTAGATTGATGGTGTCCAAACCCGACCAAGTAGTTCTTGCTCCTTTTAATCCCGG gggtcattgggcactgcttgctataaatgcgtatgaggatacagtgttttaccttgactcgctaaggacgacatcaaaagcaactacaagatatgtaaccgacac agcaatagcaatatttcactcgcaaaagaacattaataaaagcaggaaacaaactttatggcgaacagtaaag tgtccactacaagtcgggagcactacgtgtggatactatgtcatgaagtatatgagagaaattgtaaatagaggaagcattgtcatctcggattcg attgatacacgaaaatcatacttacaagccgagttagatgaggtgcgggttgagttggtagagtttttgggttcgtacatgtGA